The sequence TAACGATGAAAAAAATGAATTTGTTTTACAAGCAGCGTTCTTTGTTTCGTACTTCATGCTTTTTTTTGTATAATCAAGAAAGGGGTTTAACATGTGACATACATATGGCTTATTGCACTGTTTTTTATTTATAGCATATGTCCAACGTGGCTGATTCGTCTTTCATCATTTCGTGTACAAAAAAGAGTGAAAGACGGTGTCGCATTAACCTTTGATGATGGACCAGATCCGACGTATACAGCCCAATTGCTCGATATATTAAAAAAATACGACGTAAAAGCGACATTTTTCGTTGTCGGTTGGAAGGCGAAAGCATATCCACATCTCATTAAGCGAATGCACGAAGAAGGTCATACGATCGGTTTGCATCATTATTATCATACGAGCAATTGGTTTCTGCCTCCATTTGTAGCGGAATGGGAGCTTCATCGATCGGCGCGTATCATTGAGCAAATCACAGGCGTTCGCCCTGTATACTACCGTCCGCCATGGGGACATATAAACATATGGACGTTGTTCATGCAAAAAAAGTATAAAACAGTAATGTGGACATATATTCTCGGTGATTGGAACGCTTCATTAGGCGTTGCTCGACTTTATGAGCGATTAACAAAAAGCATAGAAGATGGAGCAATTATTGTACTACATGATAGTGGTTCGACGATGGGAGCCGATCAAGACGCGCCGGCAAACATGTTACAAGCGTTAGAGCGATTGCTGCAACGTACGCATGTGAAGTGGGTAAAGATAGGCGAAGAACAAAGGAGGACGCGGGAATGGAAGCGAACAGCATTTTAACGTATATTCAATCACACGGCTATATTGTGTTATTTCTTTCTCTATTTTTCGGCATCGTTGGAATTCCCGCACCGGAAGAATCGCTTCTGTTTTTTGTTGGCATTTTTATTTCGCATGACCAATTGCATTTTTTAAAAAGCTTATTTTTTGCCATTTCTGGTGCAACAATTGGCATGGTGGCCGCCTATACTGCTGGGCATACATTCGGTTCGCCCCTATTGTTTAAATATGGGCACTACATTGGTTTTCACCGACGAAGATATCGATACGCTTATCGCCATTTTCGTAAACGTGCGCGTTGGTTCATTACATTTGGTTATTTTGTTCCAGGTGTTCGACAATTATCTCCGTATATGGCAGGAGTTGTTCGCTTTCCGTTTTTTCCGTTTCTTTTTTTATCGTTTGTTGGCGCGTCATTTTGGATTTGTTTATTTGTATGTGTAGGCAAGTTTCTCGGGGAGCGTATTCATATCCCGCTTCATATACTACCATGGATCACGGTGCTATTTTTTAGTTTATTTTTCATTGGACTATATGTGAAAAAAAGAAAACAAAACTAAAAGGGAGTTCGCATAATGATGAACATTCTCGTACTACCTTTGTTTCAAATGCCATCTGGCCATCATCAAGTTGCCGATGCGCTTATTTATTCGTTGCAACATCGCTTTCCAGAAGTGTATTGCGAAAAGATCGATTTTCTTAGCTATTGCAGCGAACAAATTGAAAGGCGGGTAGCAGATTTTTACATCCGTTGGATTTCGGTATCACCTCATTCGTATGAATGGATGTATCGGCGGTGGATGAAAAAATTTGAACAACCGACGATGGAGCCGTGGTTGCTTTATTTTGAAAAAAAGATGAAGCGCCTTCTCCAAGAAAAAAAGCCTGACCTTATCATATGTACGCATTCGTTTCCTTCGCACGTGTTGCAACGATTAAAGCAAAAAGGGGCTGTCAAAGTTCCTGTTGTGAACGTATATACCGACTTTTTCTTAAGCGGCATTTGGGGAAAAACGGCGATTGACTATCATTTCGTTCCGCATGAAGAAGCGAAACAATCGATATGCTCAACGTTTCGCATCGGGCGGAATCGTGTTATTGTAACGGGTATCCCGACGCATGAACACATTGTACCTGCTCGGAAAATGAAAAGGAGAACAAATAAACGAATTTTAGTGGCAGGTGGCAACCAAGGGTTAGGAAAAATTAAACCGTTTTTAACGAATGCGACACATACACAACTGACATATTTTGTCCTATGCGGCAAAAATGAAGCGTTATATCATGAGCTAAAAAGTTGGAACGATCCGCATATTCGCCCGTTCCGATACATTGCCGATCCAGCGAAAATGAACGAGTTGTACGATGAAGTGGATGCAGTTGTGACAAAGCCGGGCGGTGTAACGATGAGCGAAGTGCTAGCGAAAAGGCTGCCTGCTTTTACGCTTTCGTATTTGCCAGGGCAAGAACAAATGAATTTGCACTATTTAAGAAAAAAAGGACTCATTTACCTTCTTCACGATAAAGAACCTTACGACCAACAATTAATGCGTATATTGATGAATGATGAAGAAATGAATCAATTAGAAAAACGAATGGAGCATTATTGGTACGGGCGTGAAAAAACAGCGCAAGATGCGCTTAGCGAATGGATCGAAGCGAATATATATGCAACAAAAAAGCGATGAGGCCGGCTCATCGCTTTTATTTTTTCGACTTTCTATATGTGTCAATGCTTAATTTCACGTTGATTTTTCCTAGTGTATCCTTTGTAAGCGGAACTAATCCGTTTGTTGTATATTTGGGCCAATCGTTTACATTTTGACGATACAAGGCGTTCGATAATTGCAGCGTATCGATGCCTTCTTTGACGCCGAGTTGAAATAAATCCTCGATTTCCTTTTTTACTGTTTTGGTTGCGTATTCAATAATTTGTTTTTCGGGCATGTTTTTGAGCAGTTCGATGATGCTTCCTGTCGCTTGTACGTCAACGGTGAAAACCGGACGACCGTCTTTGATTTCATACGACACGCTTGCTTTTGGTCCGCGCACAACGAGCGTCCCAATCATTTTGCCGTTTGGCTGAATGTAAATCGGTGTCCGCTCCGTCCCTTTCGTTACCCAGCGTAAACCATCAAGTTGACGGCGCGGGATACATGCTTGTTTGTGGTAGCGATGTAAAAAACAAACGCCATCCATTTTTAACATCGGTTTTTCTTTTTTACTGTAGATGAGCAAAATCACTAACATAAATTTACATCGAAACAAAAAAGGAGACATGAACCCGATTCCTTGATTAGAATAGATGTGCTACCAAACCATTCACAAGGAGGTTCATGTCTCATGAATAGATTAGCACATCATCAAGGAATTCACAAGTTTTTCACGATGTTGGGGTTGGCCCTTTATTTTTCAAAACCCGTTATGAAGCATCTCGTTCATATCGTGGATGCGATGATCACGAAGGGATTTTCGGGAACATTGACCGATCTTCATCATGGGAGCTTTCATCCGAACCACCGCACGACACTCAGCCATTTTTTCACGAAAAGCCCATGGGAGGAAGAGGCGCTGCTTCATAAACTCCAGCAGTGGATCCTTCGTCGTGTCGAACGCATCGCCAAACAGGAGAATCAACCCTTGTTTGTTTCGATCGATGATACGATTTGCCAAAAAACCAAGCCTTCGTCACGGGCAACACACGCGATTCAGGGATGTGATTGGCACTACTCTCACTCAGAGAAAAAATCGATTTGGGGCCATTCTCTTGTTTGGTTCATGGTTCATACTGCAACCCAGGCGTTTCCCTTTGCCTTCCGCCTCTACGACAAGACGGCGGGAAAAAGCAAAGGGGAACTCGCAATCGAGATGCTTTCTTCGTTGGATGTACGCCGTCCCGTTTATGTGCTGATGGATTCGTGGTATCCATCGAAAGCGCTCGTGGAAGCTTGTCTGAAAAAAGGATTCCACGTCATCGCGATGCTCAAGACGAACCGGATTCTCTATCCGAACGGCGTTGCCGTCCAAGCGAAGCAGTTGGCCCGCTCCATCGAACCGAATGACACTCACCTCGTCACGGTGGGAGAAGAGCATTATCGCGTCTATCGTTACGAAGGAGCGCTCAACGGTCTCGACCATGCGGTGGTGCTGCTCGCTTGGAAAGCCAATCAGCCGATGACATCGGAACATCTTCACTGCGTCTTGAGCACCGACCGGGAGCTAAGCGATGAAGACATCTTGCGCCACTATGCCCAACGCTGGTCGATCGAATGCTTTTTTCGACAAGCGAAAGACCAGCTGAAGCTCGATGGGTACCGTGTTCGTCAGGTTCGAGCGGTGAAACGCTACTGGATCTTGGTGCAGCTTGCTTACGTGTACAGCCTATTCGAGTCGAACAGCGATTTTTCTGATGGGCTCGATCTCTTGCGCAAGAGAAAAGGACATAGCCTCGTGGAGTTCATTTACTGTGCAGCGAAACAAAATATTCCCATTGATACCGTGAAAAAACAGCTCCATGTGGCATAAGGGTTACCCTGTTTGTTTCTTTTTACATGGTAATTATTGTTATGAAAATTGCTCATCTACAGTTTTTTATTTTCCGTCCAACTTTTTTCCTCAACCGCAAGAGAGGGGAGCGGAAGGACAGCCGCTTTTTCATCAGATGCAGCGATAAATTCATTTATGCGCTTCGGTTGAATAAATGAACTTTGTTCGTCAATGTCTTTCGGATTGGCAAGTAATGAGAAATATGGCGAATAATCTAAAAACGGTGTTGTCTCAAACAATTGTTCAATCGGTTCCTTTGTTGCAAAGGTCCAAACCGTATGGCGAATTTCGTTGTAACGATCAAGTACATCAATGACCTCGCGTACGAGCCCTCGGTTGAACGCTCGTTCTGTAAAGACGATTCCTTTAATATGCCCCCACGATACCCCTTGTTGAACCGCTTGATATAACCGATCCGTCGCCACGTTAAACGTCTCTCCCGTTGCTTTTCCGATCGTAACGGTTGATTTTTCTCTTCCGCCCCTCCGCTTCGACTTTTGCAAGCCATGAAAAGCTAATAAGTTGAGCATAAACGACGACTTGTCCGTCTTCATAGTCCACACCGATCGCATGAATGTA comes from Anoxybacillus flavithermus and encodes:
- a CDS encoding polysaccharide deacetylase family protein: MTYIWLIALFFIYSICPTWLIRLSSFRVQKRVKDGVALTFDDGPDPTYTAQLLDILKKYDVKATFFVVGWKAKAYPHLIKRMHEEGHTIGLHHYYHTSNWFLPPFVAEWELHRSARIIEQITGVRPVYYRPPWGHINIWTLFMQKKYKTVMWTYILGDWNASLGVARLYERLTKSIEDGAIIVLHDSGSTMGADQDAPANMLQALERLLQRTHVKWVKIGEEQRRTREWKRTAF
- a CDS encoding DedA family protein, translated to MEANSILTYIQSHGYIVLFLSLFFGIVGIPAPEESLLFFVGIFISHDQLHFLKSLFFAISGATIGMVAAYTAGHTFGSPLLFKYGHYIGFHRRRYRYAYRHFRKRARWFITFGYFVPGVRQLSPYMAGVVRFPFFPFLFLSFVGASFWICLFVCVGKFLGERIHIPLHILPWITVLFFSLFFIGLYVKKRKQN
- a CDS encoding MGDG synthase family glycosyltransferase, coding for MMNILVLPLFQMPSGHHQVADALIYSLQHRFPEVYCEKIDFLSYCSEQIERRVADFYIRWISVSPHSYEWMYRRWMKKFEQPTMEPWLLYFEKKMKRLLQEKKPDLIICTHSFPSHVLQRLKQKGAVKVPVVNVYTDFFLSGIWGKTAIDYHFVPHEEAKQSICSTFRIGRNRVIVTGIPTHEHIVPARKMKRRTNKRILVAGGNQGLGKIKPFLTNATHTQLTYFVLCGKNEALYHELKSWNDPHIRPFRYIADPAKMNELYDEVDAVVTKPGGVTMSEVLAKRLPAFTLSYLPGQEQMNLHYLRKKGLIYLLHDKEPYDQQLMRILMNDEEMNQLEKRMEHYWYGREKTAQDALSEWIEANIYATKKR
- a CDS encoding Ger(x)C family spore germination C-terminal domain-containing protein, with protein sequence MLVILLIYSKKEKPMLKMDGVCFLHRYHKQACIPRRQLDGLRWVTKGTERTPIYIQPNGKMIGTLVVRGPKASVSYEIKDGRPVFTVDVQATGSIIELLKNMPEKQIIEYATKTVKKEIEDLFQLGVKEGIDTLQLSNALYRQNVNDWPKYTTNGLVPLTKDTLGKINVKLSIDTYRKSKK
- a CDS encoding IS701-like element ISBsm1 family transposase; amino-acid sequence: MNRLAHHQGIHKFFTMLGLALYFSKPVMKHLVHIVDAMITKGFSGTLTDLHHGSFHPNHRTTLSHFFTKSPWEEEALLHKLQQWILRRVERIAKQENQPLFVSIDDTICQKTKPSSRATHAIQGCDWHYSHSEKKSIWGHSLVWFMVHTATQAFPFAFRLYDKTAGKSKGELAIEMLSSLDVRRPVYVLMDSWYPSKALVEACLKKGFHVIAMLKTNRILYPNGVAVQAKQLARSIEPNDTHLVTVGEEHYRVYRYEGALNGLDHAVVLLAWKANQPMTSEHLHCVLSTDRELSDEDILRHYAQRWSIECFFRQAKDQLKLDGYRVRQVRAVKRYWILVQLAYVYSLFESNSDFSDGLDLLRKRKGHSLVEFIYCAAKQNIPIDTVKKQLHVA